From Vicugna pacos chromosome 6, VicPac4, whole genome shotgun sequence, a single genomic window includes:
- the NOXRED1 gene encoding NADP-dependent oxidoreductase domain-containing protein 1 — MLVNGVQPSQLDVLQSHNHRIPFLRMRDAGLEMDMLEDLKSLQFEYGIQEEDRSWLYLLGRSHGLMIKACAHATFFCKLLRNLRESFSKKSSQEKKISEDIPDDDELKVGIIGGGHLGKQLAHTLLQLVPIPAESLRISTRRPEALGEFKKLGIQCFYRNSSLVQWANVIFLCCLPSQLPNICVEIQTSLEKACIVYSFVAAIPIPRLKHLLNHTNILRPQYQCVEDLDNIWGANKEITAALQDPVILQATCPYSPAGGIILNVKWLEGVFYAAINTCTRKDMSHSQVLQLLNELFVSVHFETCGKDGASCRKFQVQDFVSKAYAENLSQKRPFPWFDLTAVQLKETPFSQYLSNSTALQDHLTHLYCDSFGISLTKEQQPTEVSKGSLSQ, encoded by the exons ATGCTGGTAAATGGAGTTCAGCCTAGCCAATTGGACGTGTTACAAAGCCACAACCACCGGATCCCATTTTTGAGAATGC GAGATGCTGGCTTGGAAATGGACATGCTAGAGGACCTTAAGTCCCTGCAGTTTGAGTATGGGATACAAGAGGAAGACCGTAGCTGGCTGTATTTGCTGGGCCGTTCTCATGGGCTAATGATCAAGGCCTGTGCCCATGCAACTTTCTTCTGCAAGCTACTTCGTAATTTGAG AGAGTCATTCTCCAAAAAATCATCACAGGAGAAGAAAATTTCAGAAGACATTCCTGATGATGATGAGTTAAAAGTGGGCATCATTGGAGGCGGCCATCTGGGGAAGCAGCTGGCTCATACACTGCTTCAGCTTGTCCCCATCCCTGCAGAGAGCCTGCGGATCTCCACACGGAGGCCAGAGGCCCTGG GTGAGTTCAAGAAACTGGGAATCCAGTGCTTTTACCGTAACTCTTCCCTGGTGCAGTGGGCCAACgtgatattcctctgctgcctgccGTCTCAGCTGCCTAACATCTGTGTAGAAATTCAAACCAGCCTTGAAAAGGCCTGCATTGTGTACAGCTTTGTAGCTGCCATCCCAATACCCAG GTTGAAACACCTACTGAACCACACCAATATCTTGCGGCCTCAGTATCAGTGTGTTGAAGATCTTGACAATATCTGGGGGGCCAATAAGGAAATCACAGCTGCTCTCCAAGATCCTGTGATTCTTCAGGCTACCTGCCCCTACAGTCCTGCTG GGGGAATAATCCTCAATGTCAAGTGGTTGGAAGGAGTGTTCTATGCAGCCATAAACACCTGCACAAGAAAGGACATGTCCCACTCACAAGTGCTGCAGCTTCTAAATGAACTGTTCGTCTCCGTGCACTTTGAGACCTGTGGGAAAGACGGAGCATCTTGCCGAAAATTTCAAGTACAAGATTTTGTCAGCAAAGCCTATGCTGAGAACCTGTCTCAGAAAAG GCCTTTCCCCTGGTTTGATCTGACTGCTGTGCAACTCAAAGAAACTCCCTTTAGCCAGTATCTCTCAAACAGCACTGCTCTCCAGGACCATCTTACCCATCTATATTGTGATTCATTTGGCATCTCCCTAACCAAAGAACAACAGCCAACAGAGGTTTCCAAGGGCTCTCTATCGCAGTAA